The following proteins come from a genomic window of Neptunomonas concharum:
- a CDS encoding alpha/beta hydrolase yields MALFTGKILRDVLPVFAYEHSFSPSSDWQNYFKIYELDNILSSYHVSIGLVESAEHQLAVYSYQQVQRPAAGTVIIVHGYMDHAGLYTKIIRQLLALNWNVLSYDLPGHGVSSGDAHAILHFSEYALQLQRVLNLIPHADHGPMVLVGQSTGGAIILEHHRLYPQSDDSILHRILLAPLVRPSEYRLIQAKYLLLKPFLNRVKRYYSDNSHDSAFLSFIRNEDPLQQQTVSVDWIGAMLEWVPLIEQSEVNEHPLTVIQGTADTTVDWQHNLSIISKIYPHSVVRLIDEGRHHLVNEADAWFMQVWEAVEVVLRQVESDWRQRGRLPPDKIRTNDGSE; encoded by the coding sequence ATGGCCCTTTTCACAGGGAAAATATTGCGAGATGTGCTTCCTGTTTTTGCGTATGAGCATAGTTTTTCGCCTTCATCGGATTGGCAGAATTATTTTAAGATCTATGAACTAGATAACATATTATCGAGTTATCATGTTTCTATTGGCTTAGTAGAAAGTGCTGAGCATCAGCTTGCCGTTTACTCATACCAGCAAGTACAACGACCAGCCGCTGGTACGGTCATTATTGTTCACGGTTATATGGACCATGCTGGGCTGTATACCAAGATTATTCGCCAATTGCTTGCCTTGAACTGGAATGTGCTCAGTTATGATCTCCCAGGGCATGGCGTTTCCTCGGGTGATGCCCATGCTATTTTGCATTTTTCTGAGTACGCGCTGCAATTGCAGCGTGTGCTTAACTTAATACCTCATGCTGATCATGGCCCTATGGTATTGGTGGGGCAAAGTACGGGTGGTGCTATTATTCTTGAACACCACCGATTATACCCCCAATCAGATGATTCGATTCTACACCGTATCCTGTTAGCGCCCTTGGTCAGGCCTTCTGAATATCGGCTTATTCAGGCCAAATACCTATTACTTAAGCCCTTCCTCAATCGGGTTAAACGATACTATTCTGATAACTCCCATGATTCTGCATTCTTGAGCTTTATTCGTAATGAGGATCCACTTCAGCAGCAAACGGTTTCTGTCGATTGGATTGGTGCGATGCTGGAGTGGGTACCGTTAATTGAGCAATCAGAGGTAAATGAGCATCCGCTAACCGTTATTCAAGGAACGGCGGACACGACAGTTGACTGGCAACACAATCTTTCGATCATCAGTAAGATTTATCCCCACAGTGTGGTGCGTTTGATAGATGAAGGACGTCATCATTTAGTTAATGAAGCTGACGCATGGTTTATGCAGGTGTGGGAAGCTGTTGAAGTAGTACTTCGTCAAGTGGAAAGCGACTGGAGGCAGCGGGGAAGGCTGCCCCCAGATAAGATTAGAACAAACGACGGCAGCGAATAG
- the serA gene encoding phosphoglycerate dehydrogenase: MSKATSLDKSKIKILLLEGVHQSAIDTLNSQGYTNIEFHTGSLPEEELLERIADVHFIGIRSRTQLTEQVFEAAQKLVAVGCFCIGTNQVDLAAATRQGVAVFNAPYSNTRSVAELVLAEAIILLRGVAEKNAKAHRGEWQKSAKNSYEIRGKKLGIVGYGSIGSQLSVLAEGLGMDVYFHDVVNKLTLGNAKQTADLNELLRTCDIISLHVPETASTKDMMAAAQFEQMKDGAIFINAARGTVVVIDDLCDALRSGKLHGAAIDVFPVEPRSNDDEFISPLREFDNVILTPHVGGSTMEAQENIGYEVAEKLVKYSDNGSSITSVNFPEVALPEHPNVHRLLHVHRNVPGVLSAINNVFSENNINISGQYLQTNDKVGYVVIDVDADCSDVALEKLLQIEGTIRCRRLF, from the coding sequence ATGAGTAAAGCTACCTCTCTGGATAAGAGCAAAATTAAAATTCTGTTGTTGGAAGGCGTACATCAGTCCGCAATCGACACCCTAAACTCCCAAGGCTACACCAACATTGAATTTCACACCGGCTCGCTACCGGAAGAGGAATTACTAGAGCGTATAGCTGACGTGCACTTTATCGGTATTCGCTCCCGCACTCAATTAACTGAGCAAGTGTTTGAAGCCGCTCAGAAATTAGTAGCTGTTGGCTGTTTCTGTATCGGCACTAATCAGGTAGATCTAGCAGCAGCGACTCGTCAAGGTGTGGCTGTCTTCAATGCACCGTATTCTAATACCCGCTCGGTAGCTGAATTAGTACTGGCTGAGGCGATCATTTTGTTACGTGGCGTTGCCGAGAAGAATGCAAAAGCGCACCGTGGAGAATGGCAGAAGTCCGCAAAGAATTCCTATGAGATTCGTGGCAAGAAACTAGGTATCGTAGGTTACGGTAGCATCGGCTCGCAGCTCAGCGTACTGGCTGAAGGGCTAGGCATGGACGTGTACTTCCATGATGTAGTCAATAAACTTACTCTTGGTAATGCGAAACAAACCGCAGATTTGAATGAGCTGCTACGTACATGTGACATCATCTCCCTACACGTGCCTGAAACAGCATCCACTAAAGATATGATGGCAGCTGCTCAATTTGAGCAGATGAAAGATGGCGCTATTTTCATCAACGCAGCCCGTGGTACCGTGGTTGTTATTGATGATCTTTGTGACGCGCTTCGTTCAGGAAAACTCCATGGTGCTGCCATTGATGTATTCCCTGTTGAGCCACGCTCAAACGATGACGAGTTCATCTCTCCGCTACGTGAATTTGATAACGTAATCCTGACACCACATGTTGGTGGTTCCACCATGGAAGCGCAGGAGAACATTGGTTACGAAGTAGCAGAAAAGCTGGTGAAATACAGCGATAACGGCTCTTCTATCACCTCTGTTAACTTCCCTGAAGTGGCGTTGCCTGAGCATCCAAACGTTCACCGTTTGTTGCACGTTCATCGCAATGTGCCAGGCGTGCTTTCAGCCATCAACAACGTATTCTCTGAGAACAACATCAACATCTCTGGTCAGTATTTGCAAACCAATGACAAAGTTGGCTATGTAGTAATTGACGTAGATGCCGATTGCTCGGACGTTGCTCTTGAAAAACTGCTACAGATCGAAGGCACTATTCGCTGCCGTCGTTTGTTCTAA
- a CDS encoding pyrimidine/purine nucleoside phosphorylase — MLNVNEYFDGQVKSIGFENKEGNVTAGVMAPGEYEFGTSQKELMKVVSGELIVKLPGAAEFQSFPAGTEFNVDANQSFQLKVEQATAYLCFYS; from the coding sequence ATGCTGAATGTAAACGAGTATTTTGATGGCCAAGTAAAATCCATTGGTTTTGAGAATAAAGAAGGCAACGTCACCGCAGGCGTTATGGCACCTGGCGAGTATGAATTTGGCACTTCCCAAAAAGAGTTAATGAAAGTCGTCAGTGGTGAGTTAATCGTTAAGCTGCCCGGTGCTGCTGAGTTTCAAAGTTTCCCAGCAGGTACTGAGTTTAATGTTGATGCCAACCAGTCTTTCCAATTGAAAGTCGAGCAAGCAACCGCTTACCTTTGCTTCTACAGCTAA
- a CDS encoding LysR family transcriptional regulator, whose product MNLKQLRYFHEISQQQSFSKAAERLHIAQPAISMAMSKLESELGLRLFHRNERKIRLTDEGKRLLPHAETLLKNLKDAETEMSELKGLQRGAVRIGIPSMLGSYYFPPILMAFKHQYPLLNLEVIEGGTGQLQQMVERGELDLGVIVSEFVPENLHTELFLREQMLVTVAKDHHFAAQHAIPYDAFFAEELVMFKEGYFHRKIVDRIATSIGAKPNIAFETNLIPLIKSIVKQGFGISTLLGMVVEDDADLISIPFTEPVWLDLSIAWAKDRYLSHANQTFVDFMLAYRSSQTPS is encoded by the coding sequence ATGAACCTTAAACAACTACGCTACTTTCATGAAATTAGCCAACAACAAAGCTTTTCCAAGGCAGCAGAGCGGCTGCATATTGCGCAACCGGCTATTAGCATGGCGATGAGTAAACTAGAGAGCGAACTCGGCCTTAGACTATTCCATAGGAATGAGCGAAAAATACGTCTGACCGATGAAGGAAAGCGCCTTTTACCCCATGCAGAAACACTACTAAAGAACCTTAAAGATGCCGAAACCGAGATGTCCGAGCTAAAAGGACTACAAAGGGGCGCAGTGCGCATCGGTATCCCTAGCATGTTGGGGTCGTACTACTTTCCCCCCATCTTGATGGCATTTAAACACCAATACCCACTGCTAAACCTCGAAGTGATTGAAGGCGGCACGGGGCAATTACAACAAATGGTTGAGCGGGGCGAGTTAGATCTTGGTGTTATTGTCTCAGAATTTGTCCCTGAAAACTTACACACCGAACTATTCCTTAGGGAACAAATGCTTGTCACCGTTGCTAAAGATCACCATTTTGCAGCGCAACATGCTATTCCCTATGATGCTTTTTTTGCAGAAGAACTGGTGATGTTCAAAGAGGGCTACTTCCACCGTAAAATCGTTGACCGCATCGCAACCAGCATTGGTGCTAAACCCAATATTGCCTTCGAGACAAACCTGATTCCCTTAATAAAATCCATTGTGAAGCAGGGGTTTGGTATATCTACTCTACTCGGTATGGTGGTAGAGGACGATGCAGACCTTATCTCTATCCCTTTTACCGAGCCAGTATGGCTGGACTTATCAATAGCTTGGGCAAAAGACCGATACCTGTCCCACGCTAACCAAACCTTTGTCGACTTTATGCTAGCGTATCGAAGTAGCCAAACTCCTTCCTAA
- a CDS encoding MFS transporter → MIESGSTAFWRATLALCLGSFMIFANVYVTQPLLPTLMNHFAISELQAGWSFTITTLALGFSLLIYGPLSDAFGRKNIMLISMAGVVVTTFLLSQTEQYTTLLVLRGMQGFCLGGLPAIAIAYMGDEFRRNAMLLAVGFYISGNTLGGIGGRLIGGFVGEWLDWPSVFLVMTLLSFLLLALFAFLLPASEHFVAKPPKPKAMVRQLGCHLANPLLLVAYLIGGLNFFIFINQYSFVTFLLADAPYHLSPSWLGLLFLTYLTGTIGSALSGRIVQSLSQPRCILLGIVIFMSGTLVTLIPGLTAIITGFFINAFGFFFAHSSASSWVSHQATEGRASASSLYLVFYYVGASSGGFYLQPFWQWQGWPGVVLASLLILSVTLSLSMWLHRRTTKRNLLSCHA, encoded by the coding sequence ATGATTGAGTCCGGTAGCACTGCATTCTGGCGGGCAACATTAGCGCTATGTCTTGGCTCGTTTATGATTTTTGCCAATGTCTATGTAACTCAGCCGCTCCTGCCAACGCTGATGAATCATTTTGCGATTTCAGAGCTTCAGGCTGGGTGGAGCTTTACGATAACAACCTTGGCGTTGGGCTTTTCATTGCTTATTTATGGGCCATTGTCTGATGCATTTGGCCGAAAAAATATTATGTTGATCAGTATGGCGGGCGTGGTAGTAACCACATTTCTACTGTCGCAGACGGAGCAATACACAACGCTACTTGTATTACGGGGTATGCAAGGGTTTTGCTTGGGTGGATTGCCTGCCATTGCGATTGCTTATATGGGAGATGAGTTTCGTCGTAATGCGATGTTGCTAGCTGTCGGGTTCTACATTAGTGGCAATACGCTTGGCGGGATCGGTGGGCGCTTGATTGGTGGTTTTGTAGGTGAGTGGTTGGACTGGCCATCGGTGTTTTTGGTCATGACCCTACTCAGTTTTCTATTACTCGCGCTATTCGCTTTTTTGCTACCGGCATCCGAACACTTTGTTGCAAAGCCCCCTAAACCGAAGGCGATGGTACGTCAATTGGGATGCCACTTGGCTAATCCTTTGCTATTGGTGGCTTATTTGATTGGTGGTTTAAACTTTTTTATTTTTATTAATCAGTACAGTTTTGTCACTTTCTTACTGGCGGATGCTCCCTATCATCTTTCACCTTCATGGTTAGGCCTGCTGTTTTTAACCTATCTAACCGGGACGATTGGCTCTGCGTTGTCGGGTCGCATCGTGCAGTCGTTATCCCAACCTCGCTGCATCTTGTTAGGCATTGTTATTTTTATGAGCGGTACGTTAGTGACGTTAATTCCGGGGCTTACTGCAATTATTACAGGGTTTTTCATTAACGCTTTTGGATTCTTCTTTGCGCACTCTTCTGCTAGTAGTTGGGTGAGTCATCAGGCGACCGAGGGGAGAGCGAGTGCTTCATCTTTGTACCTTGTTTTTTACTATGTGGGCGCTAGCTCCGGTGGTTTTTATCTACAGCCGTTCTGGCAATGGCAGGGGTGGCCAGGTGTAGTGCTGGCGTCACTGCTGATTTTGAGTGTTACGCTAAGTTTGTCTATGTGGCTGCACAGAAGAACAACCAAGCGAAATTTACTCAGTTGTCATGCTTGA
- a CDS encoding methylated-DNA--[protein]-cysteine S-methyltransferase: protein MITYRIWTSPFGKILATQEGGQLTGCYLIGQKYQPEIASSWYENQSDSLLCQTEEQLNRYAEQPDSPFTLPLAPKGTPFQKTVWQALTQIPPGETYYYQELAEKIGKPASVRAVAAAIGKNPLLIIIPCHRVLGKNGKLTGFAAGLELKQHLLAIEAQA, encoded by the coding sequence ATGATCACTTACCGTATCTGGACAAGCCCTTTCGGAAAAATATTGGCCACTCAAGAAGGTGGCCAGCTCACAGGGTGCTACCTAATCGGGCAAAAATACCAACCTGAAATCGCCTCATCTTGGTACGAGAATCAAAGCGATTCCCTTTTATGCCAGACAGAAGAACAACTTAATCGCTATGCCGAGCAACCTGACTCACCCTTCACACTACCACTGGCCCCAAAAGGTACCCCTTTTCAGAAAACCGTATGGCAAGCCCTGACACAAATTCCTCCAGGCGAAACCTATTACTATCAAGAATTAGCAGAGAAAATCGGTAAACCTGCATCCGTACGAGCCGTTGCCGCGGCGATAGGAAAGAATCCGCTACTGATCATCATTCCTTGCCACCGCGTTCTCGGCAAAAATGGCAAACTAACAGGGTTTGCAGCAGGACTAGAGCTTAAGCAACACTTATTGGCAATAGAAGCTCAAGCATGA
- a CDS encoding DNA-3-methyladenine glycosylase 2 family protein, protein MNTHEHYYQALISRDPRFDGAFFVGVSSTGVYCRPVCRVRTPKPENCHFYASAALAEAAGYRPCLRCRPELAPAHTWHDTRGQAIIAAIETVELAGHGVCDLTSVAKHLDLSTRHLNRLALDHLGVPLTRFLQTRRLLKAKKLLTETHLSITEIAFLCGFGSLRSLHHHFQKAYRLTPTAIRKSAQHKKPPTDNILSLMLSYRPPYDWHGLIQFLGNRTIAKVEHVHEGVYYRTVQVHYQSAIHQGWLAVKPHPTINNALNIDISERLSGALPLILYRLQHQFDLHADPMRIDQALGALAVPHQGVRLPGAFDGFEMAIRAILGQQITVKAAHTLAGRFAEAFGEKVDTPFENLSVLFPSPQTVASLSKDEIASLGIIGKRADTIITLAKAIAEGNLDLSPAAAPEMTIQSLVCLPGIGDWTAHYIAMRALHWPDAFPHKDLGIMKALNETHPKTLLATAEQWRPWRAYAVMHLWKRLENPL, encoded by the coding sequence ATGAACACACACGAACACTATTATCAGGCACTGATCTCCCGAGACCCTCGGTTTGATGGTGCGTTTTTTGTCGGCGTTTCCAGCACCGGAGTTTATTGTCGGCCAGTCTGCCGTGTTAGAACTCCAAAGCCTGAGAATTGCCATTTTTACGCATCCGCGGCTTTAGCTGAAGCAGCAGGCTATCGCCCGTGCTTACGCTGTCGACCAGAACTCGCCCCAGCCCATACATGGCATGACACGCGAGGGCAGGCTATCATCGCAGCCATAGAAACAGTCGAGCTTGCAGGCCACGGTGTGTGTGATCTAACCTCTGTTGCCAAACATCTTGACCTGAGCACTCGTCATCTAAACCGACTGGCCCTTGATCACTTAGGTGTACCTTTAACACGCTTCCTACAGACTCGTCGCTTACTTAAAGCGAAAAAGCTGCTCACCGAAACACACCTAAGTATCACTGAAATCGCTTTTCTTTGCGGGTTTGGTAGCTTACGTAGTTTGCACCACCACTTTCAAAAAGCATATCGCCTAACGCCCACGGCGATTCGTAAATCTGCTCAGCACAAGAAACCTCCTACAGATAATATATTAAGTTTGATGCTCAGCTATCGACCGCCCTATGATTGGCATGGTCTTATACAATTCTTAGGCAACAGAACCATTGCTAAGGTTGAACATGTGCACGAAGGCGTTTACTACCGTACCGTGCAAGTACACTATCAATCAGCTATTCACCAAGGTTGGTTAGCAGTAAAACCTCACCCTACGATCAACAATGCGCTGAACATCGATATCAGCGAACGCCTAAGTGGGGCGCTTCCTCTGATTTTATATCGCTTACAGCATCAATTTGACCTGCATGCTGACCCAATGCGTATCGATCAAGCATTGGGGGCGCTTGCCGTACCTCATCAAGGAGTGCGTTTGCCAGGAGCTTTTGACGGTTTCGAGATGGCTATACGTGCCATTTTAGGCCAGCAAATCACCGTTAAAGCGGCTCATACCCTCGCAGGTCGCTTCGCTGAAGCCTTTGGGGAAAAAGTAGATACGCCCTTTGAAAATCTTTCGGTTCTGTTTCCCTCCCCTCAAACAGTTGCATCTTTATCTAAAGATGAGATCGCTTCATTAGGCATTATCGGGAAACGGGCCGATACCATCATTACACTTGCTAAAGCGATTGCGGAGGGTAACCTTGATCTATCACCGGCCGCCGCTCCAGAAATGACGATTCAATCGCTTGTTTGCTTACCCGGTATTGGGGACTGGACAGCCCACTATATCGCGATGCGTGCACTACATTGGCCAGATGCCTTCCCCCATAAAGACCTCGGCATTATGAAGGCACTCAATGAAACGCACCCTAAAACCCTATTAGCCACAGCGGAGCAATGGCGACCATGGCGTGCCTATGCTGTCATGCATTTGTGGAAGCGACTGGAGAATCCCCTATGA
- a CDS encoding peptidylprolyl isomerase, whose translation MAKASARHILVDTQAQCEELKQQIEAGADFAEIAKQFSTCPSGRQGGELGSFGPGQMVREFDEVVFSADLNKVQGPVKTQFGYHLLEVTSRS comes from the coding sequence ATGGCTAAAGCCAGTGCGCGCCATATTCTTGTCGACACACAAGCCCAATGCGAAGAACTAAAACAACAAATTGAGGCCGGTGCAGACTTTGCAGAGATCGCAAAACAGTTTTCTACCTGCCCTTCTGGCCGCCAAGGCGGTGAATTGGGTTCTTTTGGACCAGGCCAAATGGTTCGTGAATTCGATGAAGTCGTCTTTAGTGCTGACCTGAACAAAGTACAAGGTCCAGTGAAAACTCAGTTTGGTTACCACCTTCTGGAAGTGACTAGCCGCTCTTAA
- a CDS encoding fumarylacetoacetate hydrolase family protein, whose protein sequence is MAYQHRFANGQPCSWTLGKVVCVGRNYADHAKELNNPIPTEPMLFIKPATSAVELESPFSIPKTLGSVHFETEMSILIGNTLCHASEAEAKQAIAGIGLGLDLTLRDVQDNLKAKGHPWEKAKGFDGACPLSAFVEPALVPDLQDVSIRLRVNGEVRQDGNSSHMLNKVVPLISYISQFFTLQPGDVVLTGTPAGVGPIESGDRLEVELTGILNCKTQVTS, encoded by the coding sequence ATGGCGTATCAACACCGTTTTGCCAATGGGCAGCCATGTTCGTGGACGTTAGGGAAAGTTGTCTGTGTAGGGCGTAACTATGCAGATCATGCGAAAGAGTTAAACAATCCAATACCGACAGAACCTATGTTGTTCATCAAACCTGCGACCTCTGCGGTTGAGCTTGAGAGCCCTTTCTCCATACCGAAGACGCTGGGTAGTGTCCACTTTGAAACCGAGATGTCGATTCTTATTGGCAATACGTTGTGTCATGCCAGTGAGGCAGAGGCTAAACAGGCGATAGCCGGTATCGGTTTGGGGCTGGATCTTACTCTAAGGGATGTTCAAGATAACTTAAAAGCGAAAGGCCACCCTTGGGAAAAAGCAAAAGGGTTTGATGGTGCTTGCCCGCTGTCTGCTTTTGTTGAGCCTGCACTTGTGCCAGATTTGCAAGATGTTTCGATTCGTTTAAGGGTTAACGGTGAAGTACGACAAGATGGTAACAGTAGTCATATGTTGAACAAGGTTGTCCCCCTGATCAGTTACATAAGCCAGTTTTTTACGCTGCAACCTGGGGATGTTGTGTTAACCGGTACGCCTGCTGGTGTGGGGCCTATAGAGAGCGGTGACCGTCTCGAAGTTGAACTGACTGGTATTTTAAACTGTAAGACGCAGGTGACCAGTTGA
- a CDS encoding DUF2927 domain-containing protein, producing the protein MSITIFRSFVIWVMAAIHPAVASSIHWQQPAFLLQSFEEVALGSEDGRAKPIVHKWLRPVKVYVDHQVGDVQLHDRMLNAHIRHLKLISGHNIQRVSSAHLANVRVLFTQEQQLYEMALKYSGKPTAKQTSNAVCLAGVRGKKSGEIVAATIYIPVDRARQRGKLVACIVEELTQVLGLPRDSDKVFPSIFNDHSTDNLLSGLDDLLLRILFDQRIQPGMDRSALRQQVPLIIKDLQSQGMIQTAEQRVRQQSPLYDWLEPLK; encoded by the coding sequence TTGAGCATCACTATTTTCCGCTCGTTCGTTATCTGGGTTATGGCTGCTATTCATCCGGCCGTCGCTTCATCCATTCATTGGCAACAGCCTGCTTTCTTATTACAAAGCTTTGAAGAGGTTGCATTAGGCAGTGAAGATGGCCGGGCTAAGCCCATCGTGCATAAATGGCTGAGGCCAGTAAAAGTGTATGTGGATCACCAAGTGGGGGATGTGCAGCTACATGATCGTATGCTCAATGCTCATATCCGGCATCTGAAACTTATTTCGGGACATAATATTCAACGAGTGAGCTCAGCCCATTTAGCGAATGTTCGAGTTCTCTTCACCCAAGAGCAGCAGCTATATGAGATGGCATTGAAGTACTCAGGCAAGCCCACAGCAAAGCAAACAAGTAATGCCGTTTGTTTAGCCGGTGTAAGAGGTAAAAAAAGTGGTGAGATTGTGGCGGCCACAATCTATATTCCAGTGGATCGTGCCCGACAGCGCGGTAAGCTGGTTGCGTGTATTGTTGAAGAGCTAACGCAAGTGCTCGGTTTGCCGCGAGATTCCGATAAGGTTTTCCCTTCGATATTTAATGACCATTCTACCGATAATCTCCTGAGTGGCTTAGATGATCTATTACTTCGAATACTTTTTGATCAACGTATTCAACCGGGTATGGATCGGAGTGCACTTCGTCAGCAGGTGCCTTTAATCATAAAAGACTTACAAAGCCAAGGGATGATTCAGACAGCAGAGCAGCGGGTTCGACAGCAAAGTCCTTTGTACGATTGGCTAGAGCCGTTAAAATAA
- a CDS encoding CopD family protein, with product MLWVKMFHILAMTSWMAGIFYLPRIFVHYVEGKEAGQDVARLQIMGRKLYGFMSIMAIFTLGLGLWLWLGYGFSGGWLHAKLAFVVLLMGYHFWCHSYLKRMQADVLDRSGRYFRLFNELPLLIFIPILIFVVVKPF from the coding sequence ATGCTGTGGGTAAAAATGTTTCATATTCTCGCTATGACGAGTTGGATGGCGGGTATCTTTTATCTGCCTAGAATCTTCGTTCATTACGTTGAAGGTAAAGAAGCGGGACAAGATGTTGCTCGGTTACAAATTATGGGAAGAAAGCTATATGGGTTTATGTCCATTATGGCTATTTTTACCTTGGGGTTGGGGCTCTGGCTGTGGTTGGGGTACGGTTTTAGTGGTGGTTGGCTGCACGCAAAGCTAGCCTTTGTTGTGCTGCTTATGGGTTATCATTTTTGGTGCCATAGCTACTTAAAGAGGATGCAAGCAGATGTGCTGGATCGTAGTGGCAGGTACTTTCGGTTATTTAATGAGCTGCCCTTACTCATCTTTATCCCGATTCTGATTTTTGTCGTGGTTAAGCCGTTTTAA
- a CDS encoding ubiquinone biosynthesis accessory factor UbiJ, translating to MAADMLNAFILTSLEAAMNKALRSDPVTCSALATLEGRIIQILAEDLNQSVYILPFDQGAQLQAYLEGDADVTLSGSSTRLLQLLTSDDKAEHFFGNGINIQGDASLANRFQALLADMQIDWEALLADAVGDLPAHQIASFGRSQLTFLQQATRSMKANLQEYIQEEIAALPTQPETEHFLQQVDELRERSDRLAARIQRLEEQL from the coding sequence ATGGCAGCGGATATGTTGAACGCTTTTATCCTGACATCCCTTGAAGCGGCAATGAATAAGGCGTTACGCTCAGACCCTGTCACTTGCAGCGCGCTGGCAACTTTAGAGGGTCGTATTATTCAAATACTAGCTGAGGACCTTAATCAATCCGTTTACATTTTGCCGTTTGATCAAGGTGCGCAGCTACAGGCGTATTTGGAAGGCGACGCCGACGTGACTCTCTCTGGCAGCTCAACCCGACTGCTGCAATTACTCACCAGTGACGATAAAGCAGAACACTTCTTTGGTAACGGCATTAATATTCAAGGGGATGCCAGTTTAGCCAATCGTTTCCAAGCATTACTGGCTGATATGCAGATAGACTGGGAGGCCTTGCTTGCCGATGCCGTTGGCGATCTACCGGCACACCAAATTGCCTCTTTTGGGCGCAGCCAACTGACGTTCCTCCAGCAGGCAACTCGCAGCATGAAAGCGAATCTTCAGGAATATATACAGGAAGAGATTGCCGCCTTACCCACACAACCGGAAACCGAGCACTTTCTTCAGCAAGTTGATGAGCTAAGAGAACGCTCTGATCGTTTAGCCGCCCGTATCCAGCGGCTAGAAGAACAACTTTGA
- the ubiE gene encoding bifunctional demethylmenaquinone methyltransferase/2-methoxy-6-polyprenyl-1,4-benzoquinol methylase UbiE produces the protein MSEQNNKSTTDFGFREVPVEDKVKRVADVFHSVAGKYDLMNDLMSGGVHRLWKKLTIEQSGARRGNTILDIAGGTGDLTMRFSRIVGADGKVVLADINDSMLKVGRDRLMDKGVAGNVEFVQANAECLPFPDNTFDIITIAFGLRNVTDKDAALRSMARVLKPGGKVMVLEFSKTDNIALTKLYDFYSFNILPKMGQMIAGDAESYQYLAESIRMHPDQETLKGMMQNAGLVNCKYQNMTGGIVALHTGIKP, from the coding sequence ATGAGCGAACAAAACAACAAATCCACTACAGACTTTGGCTTTCGCGAAGTACCCGTCGAAGATAAAGTAAAGCGTGTTGCGGATGTCTTTCACTCTGTCGCTGGTAAGTATGATCTGATGAACGATCTGATGTCAGGTGGTGTTCATCGTCTTTGGAAAAAACTCACCATTGAGCAAAGCGGTGCCCGACGTGGCAATACAATTCTTGATATTGCAGGTGGTACCGGCGACTTGACCATGCGCTTCTCTCGGATTGTAGGCGCTGATGGTAAAGTCGTTTTAGCCGATATCAACGACTCTATGCTAAAAGTAGGTCGCGACCGTCTTATGGACAAAGGCGTAGCCGGTAATGTGGAGTTCGTCCAAGCAAACGCCGAGTGCTTACCCTTCCCGGACAATACGTTTGATATCATTACTATAGCTTTTGGTTTACGCAACGTTACAGATAAAGATGCAGCCTTGCGCTCTATGGCACGTGTTTTAAAACCTGGTGGAAAAGTGATGGTATTGGAGTTTTCCAAAACCGATAATATCGCACTCACAAAGCTGTACGATTTTTACTCCTTCAACATTCTTCCTAAAATGGGACAGATGATTGCAGGAGATGCCGAAAGCTACCAATACCTTGCAGAATCGATCCGTATGCATCCCGATCAGGAAACCCTCAAAGGAATGATGCAAAATGCCGGCTTAGTTAACTGTAAATATCAAAATATGACAGGCGGCATCGTCGCACTACATACTGGGATCAAACCCTGA